A stretch of DNA from Verrucomicrobiia bacterium:
CGCGGCCGAGGTGTTCATGAGTCCCGGGCTGCGAAAGGCCCTCGATGCGGCCGGCAACGAAGCATCGAAGCTCAAGGATGATTACATCAGCACCGAGCACCTGCTGCTCGGATTGCTTGATGACCCCGATACTTCCCTCAAGAAAATCCTCCAGACACACGGCCTCAAGCGCGATGCGATCCTGCGTGCCCTGGCCGATCTTCGTGGGAACCAGCGCGTGACCGATCAGAATCCAGAGGACAAGTTCCAGGCGCTGGACAAGTACGGTCGGGACCTGACCGCTCTTGCGCGGCAGGGAAAGATCGATCCAGTGATTGGTCGCGATGAGGAAATTCGGCGCGTGATGCAGGTGCTCACGCGCAGAACAAAGAATAATCCCGTGCTCATTGGCGAGCCGGGCGTCGGCAAGACTGCGATTGCCGAGGGGCTCGCGCGGCGCATCGTCAGCGGAGACGTTCCCGAATCGCTGAAGAACAAGAAGCTCGTCGCGATGGATCTTGGGGCGATGATTGCGGGCGCGAAGTATCGCGGTGAGTTTGAGGATCGGCTCAAGGCATTCCTCAAGGAGATTGTCGCAAGCGAAGGACGCATTCTTTTGTTCATCGATGAATTGCACACGCTGGTTGGGGCGGGCGCTGCGGAGGGCGCGACCGACGCGGCGAACATCATGAAGCCGCAGCTCGCGCGCGGCGAGTTGCGTGCGATTGGTGCGACCACGCTGGACGAGTATCGCAAGCACATTGAAAAGGACCCGGCTCTCGAACGGCGATTCCAGCCCGTCACGGTCAACGAACCCACAGTGGAGGCAACGATCGCAATCCTGCGCGGTTTGAAGGAGCGTTATGAAGTGCATCATGGGGTTCGCATCCAGGATGCAGCGCTCGTCTCGGCCGCGACGCTGTCTCATCGATATATCTCCGATCGCTTCCTGCCGGACAAAGCCATTGACCTCGTTGACGAGGCGGCTTCACGCCTGCGAATGGAACTCGATTCGATGCCCGTTGAGATTGATCAGCTTGAGCGGCAGATCATGCAGCTGGAGATCGAGCAGAACGCGTTGAAGCGCGAGAAGGATGAGGCGTCGCGCGAGCGGCTGGGTCGCATCGAGAGGGAGCTCGCGAACTTGAAGGAACAATCGACGAAGCTGAAGGCGCAGTGGCAGAACGAAAAAGCCGCCATCAACGCTGCGAGCATCATCAACGGCCAGATCGAGCAAGCGAAGCTCGACCTTGAGGAAGCCCAGCGGAAAGCGGACCTGAACCTCGCGGCGCAGATTCAATACGGGCGCCTTCCGGAATTGCAGCAGAAACTCACGGCGGCGGAGAAGGCTTTGAAGGAAAAGCCCAGCGAGAACCGGCTGCTTTCAGAGGAAGTCACGGACGAGGACATCGCCAAGGTGGTTGCGTCGTGGACGGGAATCCCCGTGACGCGCATGCTTGAGGGCGAACGCCAGAAGCTGGTTCGCATGGAGGAGCGATTGCAGCAGCGCGTGATTGGGCAAAAGGAAGCCATTGAAGCCGTTGCGAACGCGGTGCGCCGCTCGCGCAGCGGGTTGCAGGAGCCGAATCGTCCCATGGGCTCATTCATTTTCCTCGGACCCACGGGCGTGGGTAAGACTGAAACGGCACGTGCGCTGGCGGAGTTCCTGTTCGATGACGAGAACGCCATGGTGCGCATCGACATGAGCGAATACATGGAGAAGCACACCGTGGCGCGATTGATTGGCGCGCCGCCGGGGTACGTTGGCTACGAGGAAGGCGGGCAGTTGAGCGAGGCAGTTCGACGCAAGCCGTATTCGGTGGTGCTCTTTGACGAGATTGAGAAAGCGCATCACGACGTTTTCAACGTGCTGCTGCAGGTGCTCGATGACGGGCGATTGACGGATGGGCAAGGGCGGACAGTGGATTTCAAAAACTCGATCATCGTCATGACCAGCAATATTGGATCGCCCGTGATCCAGGAATATTACAGCTCGGGCGCGCTGAGCGCCGCGGGCCATGCTGAGATGGAGAACCTCGTTCGCACCGAATTGAAAGCGCATTTTCGCCCGGAGTTTTTGAATCGGGTGGACGACATCATCATCTTCCACAGCCTGGACGAATCGCAGATTGCGAGCATCGTGGACATTCAGCTTCAGCGGCTGGCGAAACGATTGACAGCGCAACAGTTGAGCCTGGAGGTGGATGCATCCGCAAAGCGGCTGATTGCCAGGGAAGGCTTCGATCCGCAGTTCGGAGCGCGGCCTTTGAAACGGGCGATACAGAATCGGCTGCTCGACCCGCTCGCGACGAAGCTGCTCGTGGGCGATTTCAAGCCCGGTGACCGCATCCAGGTGACAGCGCCTGACGGTGAATTGGTGTTTAGCAAGTGATCGTGTCAGGCGCGAACGGTTCTTCGTTTGCCCGGGACGCGGGTTGGGGCGAGAGTGCAGGCATGGACGATGTCATCGTGATCGGGGCCGGAGCGGCTGGTTTGATGGCGGCGAAGGATCTGACGGCGAAAGGATTTTCGACCACGATCGTTGAGGCTCGGGATCGCGTCGGCGGCCGCATCTGGTCTCTTGAGCCATCGTCGGCCGGATTCCCGATCGATGCCGGAGCGGAGTTCATTCACGGTCGCCGCAACGACGTTTGGGAAATGGCCCGCACGGCAGCGCTGTCGACGCACGAGGTGCCTGACAGGCACTGGCGATTCGCACGGAACCGGCTCATTGAAACGCGCTCCTTTTGGGATGATCTCGCAACGGTCCTCGATCGGATCAACCCCTCGCTGGATCCTGAGCAGGATTTTCATTCGTGGCTGAAGCATCAGCGGGGCATTGACAAGAGCTCACGCGAGCGTGCATGGCATTTTGCGGAAGGTTTTCACGCGGCGCCCGCGGATAGAATCAGCCTCTACTCGGTTGCGACAAGTCATCGGGCATCGAAGGAAACCGAGGGCGACGCCGCGTTCCGGATCAATGCCGGCTATGGGGCGCTCGCGGGCTGGTTGCTGGCGCAGGTGCTCGCGCGCGGCGGGCGTTTGCTGCTGGGAACGCGCGTTAAGTCGATTCACTGGCGGCCTGAGTTCGTGGAGATCCACGCGGAAACCTCTGCGGGAATGCGGCAATTACGGGCGCGAGCCGCCGTCGTGACACTTCCGCTCGGCGTGCTGAAATCCGGCGCGGTGCGCTTCGAGCCAGCGCTCGGACCCAAGGCGGATGCCATCGAGAGATTGCAAGCCGGGTCAGTCGTGAAGATTTCGTTGCTGTTCCGCAACCGTTTCTGGCCCGTCGACAACTTCGGATTCATCCATTCGGACGAGGAGTGGCTGCCGACCTGGTGGGCGGATGAACGGGGACTTGCACTCGTGGGCTGGGCCGGCGGGCCGCGCGCGGCACTGCTCGCGCAGGAGGGCGAACGTGCTGTTTTGAACGAAGCGATCCAGGCAATTACGAGGATTTTCTCGGTATCGGAACAGAGCGTTCGCGAGGAATTGATCCAGAGCTTTTGGCACGATTGGGATCACGATCCCTTCACGCTGGGCGCCTACAGCTACATTCCGGCTGGATGTGGCGCGATGCCGCAGTTGCTGGGGGAACCCATTGCGCAGACGCTCTTCTTTGCGGGGGAGGCGACCGATGCGAACGGGCATCAGGGGACAGTGCACGCAGCGCTGGCGAGCGGACGCCGGGCGGCGGCGGAGATCGCCGCACGCGAGCTTCGGAGGTTTGCCGTGCGCTAGAAGCAAAGCGTGGAATGCATCCAGCCTGAACTTCGCTGGTGAAGATGAAATCGAATAGCTGCGGGTGGATTTCGAGCATGGGCGAACACCGGGCTTGCCTGAATCCTCTGCACGCACCCAGAATTCAACGTTATGCTCGATTACCTGCCTGCCTTTGCCGAAGCGTTTTCAAACCGTGGGCTTCATCTGTTTCGAACCGTCGCGTTCCCCGCGTGCCTCCTTGCCGCCGCAATTGCTTCATCACCCGCGCAGCAACCGACGAACAGTTCGATCAACATGGCGGTCGTTGCAAAAGCGTCTGCGTCGTTCAATTCCGGAGACACTTCACCCAACGCCTTGAACGACGGTTTCAACCCGCGCAGTTCGCGCGACGCCCGGCGCGGAACCTATGGGAACTGGCCGCGCACAGGGACTGAATGGGTGCAGTATGAATGGAGCCGCCCGATCAGCACGCGGCAGGTGGAAGTCTATTGGTGGGCAGATGGCCAGGGTGTCGGGGTGCCCAAATCGTGCCGCTTGCTTTACTGGAACGGAACCGAATTTGTTCCAGTGAACCATGCGTCGGGCCTCGGCGTGGCGGCAAACCAGTTCAACACCACGTCGTTCGATGAAGTCACCACGCCGAAGTTGCGGCTGGAAATGGAATCCGACGGACGCCTGTCCACCGGCGTTTTGGAATGGCGCGTTCATGATTCCGGCAAGTCGCCCGAGTTCCCGCCGTCAGTTGCTGCAGGAGTCGATCGCATCGCTGTGATGGGAGGCAAGACTTACCTGTCCGGCCACGTGAAGACACTGAAGCCGTCCGCTGCTGCGGGCGACGTTGTCTGGAGCGTTGAATCGGGCCCCGGGCGCGTGAGGTTTGAAAACTCGAAAGCCGCAGATACCACCGCGACATTTTCGAAGGTTGGCGATTACGTGCTGAAGCTGACGGCGGGGTCGGGCGAACTCCAGGACGAATCCACGCTGCGGGTGCGTGTCACGCCAGCCCCGCCGAGGGAGCGTCTCGATGTTGTTTACACCACGCGCTACAGCATCGACAGCCCGCTTTGGAATTCCCGCGCCAAGGCGCTGATCGTGAACTGGATTCCGCATTGCATCGACATGAACAACCGCACAAACCTGACGCAGGGGCAGGGCGGCATTGATAATTTTGTTGAGGCGGCGAAGAAACTGCGCGGCGAGCCGGCGGCGCGCCACAAGGGTTATGTTTTCGCCAACGCATGGGTGCATCAAACGGTGGAGGCCATGTGCATCGCGCTGATGGTCGATCCCAAGGGCGACCCGGAAATCATCGCGGCGCAGGACAAGATGAAGGCCACGCTCGAGGATTGGATTCCCAAGATTCTTGCGGCGCAGGAACCTGATGGATACCTGCAGACAGCCTACACGCTGGCGGATCGCAGCCGCTGGCCCGAACGCTGGGGGCCGCGCAACCGTGCTGACCACGAGGGTTACGTTGCGGGATATTTCATTGAATCGGCCATCAATCATTACACCCTCACGGGCGGCAAGGACCGCCGCCTTTACGACGCGGCCAAAAAGCTTTCGGATTGCTGGGTTGCCAATATTGGCCCTGGCAAAAAGCAATGGTGGGATGGGCATCAGGAAATGGAGCAGGCGCTGGTGCGATTTGGCCGTTTCGTGAATGACGTGGAAGGCCAGGGCCGCGGCGACAGTTACACCCGGCTCGCCAAGTTCCTGCTCGACTGCCGCGGTGATGGCAGCGAGTACGACCAGAGCCACCTTCCTGTCCAACAACAATACGAAGCAGTCGGCCACGCCGTGCGCGCGGTCTACAGTTACTCGGGCATGGCCGACGTCGCTGCCGAAACTGGGGATCGCGATTACGAAAGCGCAGTGATGTCGCTCTGGGACAACATGGTGAATCGCAAATACTATGTGACGGGCGGCATTGGCAGCGGCGAAACCTCGGAGGGCTTCGGCCCGGATTATTCGCTGCGCAACAATGCCTACTGTGAGTCGTGCTCGAGCTGCGGTCTCATTTTCTTTCAATACAAGCTGAACCTCGCCTATCACGACGCGAAGTACGCCGACCTTTATGAGGAGACGATGTATAACGCGCTGCTCGGCGCCACGGACCTGAACGGCACCGTGTTTAATTACACCAATCCATTGATCGATGGACGCCGCACGGCCTGGCATGCGTGTCCCTGTTGCGTCGGGAACATTCCGCGCACGTTGCTCATGATCCCGACCTGGACTTACGTGAAGGGCCGCGACGGAATCTACGTGAACATGTTTGTTGGGAGCACGATCAACGTCGATCGCATTGCGGGCACCGATGTGCAGATGGTCCAGAAAACTGATTATCCGTGGGACGGCAAGGTTTCGATCACCGTTAATCCCAAGCAGTCGAAGCGCTTCGCGATTCGCGTTCGCGTGCCGGATCGCCAGACGAGTGCGTTGTACGAGCATACTCCCGAGGTTCGCGGATTGACGTCGCTTTCGGTGAATGGCAAGGCGATGAAACCCAAGGTTGAAAAGGGCTATGCGATTATTGAACGACGCTGGTCGGCCGGGGACCGCATCGATTTCGAGGTTCCGCTCCTGCCCCAGCGGATCAAGGCCGACGAGCGGATCGTCGGTAATCGCGGCCGGGTCGCTCTTCGATTTGGTCCGCTGGTTTACAACGTGGAACGCGCTGATCAGGCCAATCTCGACCAGCCCCTCGGCAAGGCTCCGATCAAAGCAGAATGGATGGGTGATCTCCTGGGCGGCGTGACGGTATTGAAAGGCCAGTGGGCAAACGGATCGTCAATGATCGCGATACCGAACTATGCGCGGATGAATCGGGTTGGCCAGGTCGCGGGCGAGGAGACTGAAGTGGTTAATTACGCGCCGGGCGCATCGGCGACGGGCGCCACGACCAATGCCCCATCGGCGCAGCCGCAACGCCGGGGTCCCGGCGGCGGCCCGAACTCGATCGTTTGGATGCGCGACGAGTAGGCACCGAAGGGCGGATTAAGCTGCGTGGCGCCAGGTCTCTCCGACGAGCCGGGACTGTATCGCAGGCTTCCAATCCGGCCGAATGTGCCAGGTGCGGGCGCATTGGAAACCTGTGGTTCAAGGTGGATTTTCCGCGCGGCTGGCCTACCATCCGGCCGTGACTCAATCTCTATCGATTTCAGGACAGACTTCACCCGTCTCCGCTGCACAGGTCGAGACTTTGGTGGCGCAGGCATTGCCGGAGGCGGCCTATCACGGACGGCGCATTCTGATGGTTGTTCCCGACCACACCCGCACGGCACCCGTCGGCCTGCTGTTCAAATCCATTCATCAGCAGATTGGCGGTGTGGCCGCCGAATTGGATGTCATCGTTGCGCTCGGCACTCATCCCGCAATGAGCGAGGAAGCAATCTGCGCGCGGCTTGAGATCACACTCGACGAACGCCGCTCGCGCTACGCAAAGGTGCGCTTCTTCAATCATGAATGGGACAACCCGCAGGCGCTTCGCGAGATCGGATCGCTGACCTCGGCTGAGGTGAGCGAGTTGACGGGCGGATTGTTCTCGATGGATGTTCCCGTTGAAATCAACCGTCTCGTGTTCAATTACGATGAGGTGATGATCGTCGGTCCTGTTTTCCCGCACGAGGTCGTGGGCTTCTCGGGCGGCAACAAATATCTTTTCCCCGGCATCGGCGGTCCGAAAATTCTCAACTTCTTTCACTGGCTGGGCGCCGTTGTCACGAACCCGATGATCATCGGAAACAAATGGACGCCTGTTCGCAAGGTGGTCGATCGCGCAGGCGCTTTGGTGAAGATTGAAAAGCGATGCTTTGCCATGGTGGTCGCGCCCGACAAGTCGCTCGTGGGTCTCGCGTTCGGAACACCTGAAAGCGCATGGGATACTGCCAGCGAGCTCTCGCGGCAGACGCATATCGTCTACAAGGACAAGCCGTTCAAGACGGTGCTGTCGAACATGCCGCCGATGTATGACGACCTCTGGGTGGCTGGCAAGGGGATGTACAAGCTTGAACCTGTCGTTGCTGATGGCGGCGAGCTGATCATTTACGCACCGCACGTTCACGAGATTTCCGTGACGCATGGGCGTGTGATCGAGCAGATTGGCTATCACTGCCGCGACTACTTCCTGAAGCAATGGGACCTCTTCAAAAACTTTCCGTGGGGCATCGTTGCGCACTCAACCCACGTGCGCGGGATCGGAACCTTTGAAGACGGCGTGGAGCGCTGTCGCATCCAGGTCACGCTCGCGACCAGCATTCCTGAGTCGACCTGCCGCAAGATCAACCTTGGCTACCGTGATCCCAAGACGATTCGCCCTGAGGACTTCGCGAACCGTGAAGCGGAGGGAATCCTTTACGTGCCGAAGGCGGGTGAGATGCTGTATCACCTCCGCAACCAACCGAAGTGGGCTGGCGGTAATTGATCGCATCCACCGTGCCGCGGTGGAAATCGATTGCGGCGGTCCCTGTTTCTCCTGCGCGCGCGCCGCACTTGGTGATACGTTGTCCTGCAAAACCCCGCGCTGTCGTTACCTTGATTCGCTGAACGGCGTCAGCCTTGGGACATTGTCTGATGAAAAAAGCCGCTGTAGTGCTGATTCTTGTTTGCTGCGCCATCGCGTTTGGGTGGGTTCTCGTCGACCGCATCCGCAACGCCAAGGCGCCGGTGGCGCAATCCGAGCAGGGCCCCGCGCCCGTGGAGGTCGCTCCGATTGAACGCGGAGCGATCGAATGGCGTCGCGCATTCAGTGGAACGCTTGAATCCTCCGGCGAATTCGTTGTTGCACCCAAGATCTCAGGGCGGATCGAACGCCTGGCTGTCGACCTCGCCGATCCCGTGTCGCGAGGACAGGTGGTGGCGGAGCTCGACGATGACGAATATGTGCAGGAGGTGGCGCAGGCGGAGGCGGAACTCGCGGTGACGCGGGCCAATCTGAAGGAAGCCGTCAGCATGCATGAACTCGCGCAGCGGGAAATCGCGCGCGTGCAAACGCTGACGCAGCAGGGAATCGGATCGGAATCGCAACTGGACATTGCGCTCGCCGACCAGCTGGCGCGGGACGCTGCGGTCCAGGTGGCGCAGGCTCATGTTCTCCGTGCCGAGGCCGCTGTCAGCACGGCGCGCATCCGGCTCGGTTACGCGAAGGTGGCGGCGATCTGGACCGGCGGAAGCGATGAACGTGTCGTGGCCCACCGGCATGTGGAGGAGGGCGACACGGTGGCCGCCAATGCGCCCCTGTTGACCATCGTGGAACTCGATCCCATCAAGGCCGTCATTCACCTGACAGGACGCGACTACGGGCACATGCGAGCGGGGCAGACGGTGGCGCTTTCGTCGGATTCGTATGCAGGAAAAACATTCGCCGGGCGGGTAACGCGCGTTGCTCCCGTGTTTGAAGAGGCTTCGCGACAGGCGCGCGCCGAATTGACCGTTGCGAATCCTGACCTGCAGTTGAAGCCTGGAATGTTCGTGCGGGCTGAAACCATCCTGCAGCGCGTGGAGAACGCCACGATTGTTCCGTTGTCGGCATTGACGACGCGCGATGGGAAAACTGGGGTCTTCGTCGTAAGCGATGCAGGTGACCGCGTCGCATGGCGGCCGGTGGAAGTCGGGATCCGCGAGAACGAGCGTGTGCAGGTGATTGGCGACGGCCTCGCCGGGCGCGTCGTTACCCTTGGGCAACAGCTGCTGGATGACGGTTCGGCGATCACGATTCCCCAGCGCCAATCCAGCCAGGCGCCCACGGCAGAGAACGGATGAGGCTTCCTCAATTCAGCGTTCACAAACCGATCTTTGTCACAATGGTCTGCCTGATCGTGGTGATCCTCGGGGCGGTGTCGCTAAGCCGCGTGCGCATTGACCTCCTGCCCGACATCGAACTGCCCACGATTTCCATCCGCACCGAATACGAGGGCGCCAGTCCCGAGGTCATGGAACGGCTCGTCACGTCGGTCATCGAGGAGATTGTTGCGACGGTTCCGGGCGTGGAGGAGATGACATCGATCTCATCGCACGGAAGCAGCAGCGTGCGGGTGACGTTTGGGTGGGGAACGGACATTGACGCCGCGGCGCTGGATGTCCAGGCGACGCTTGAAGACGAGTTGAACGAGCTGCCTGAGGACATCGTCCGCCCGCGCGTGAGCAAGTTTGATGTCGCGAGTTTTCCGGTCGTGATTCTTGGGGTGGCGAGCACGCTCGATCCTGTTGAGTTGACCGAGTTGATTGATCGCCAGGTGCGCTATCGATTTGCGCGGCTGGCGGGTGTCGCCCAGGTGGATTTGTTCGGCGGTTATAATCGAGAAGTGCGGATCGAGCTGGATCCCGGCCGCATCAAGGCGCTCGGACTTCCACTGGATTCATTGCTCGAATCCATTCGCGACGCGAACCTCGATGTGCCAGCCGGAATGATAGAGCAGGGGAAGTATGAAGTGACCCTGCGCGCGCCTGCCGAGTTTCAGGACATCGACGAGATGCGGGCGACTGTAGTTGCGATGCGCGAGGGTGCGGCGGTGACGCTGGGACAGATCGCTGACGTGCGGGACACGTACGAGAAGCTGACGCGCATTGTGCGGGTGAACGGACGGCTTGGGCTGAGGCTCGGGATTCGCAAACAGGCAAACGCGAATACGGTCGAAGTCGCAAACGCCGTCCTCCGCGAGATCGAGGAGGTAAACCGTGATTTCCCCCAGTTGCAGGTTGTGGCCGTCGTGAACCAGGGCAACTTCATCGAACGCTCCATTGAAAACGTGGCCAACTCGGTCATGTACGGCGGCGTCCTGGCCGTGCTGGTGCTGATGTTTTTTCTCCGAAGCTTTCGCAGCACGGTGATCATCGCGCTCGCGATTCCCATTTCTATCATCGCGACCTTTGCGTTGATTTACTTTGGCGGGTTTACGCTCAACCTCATGACGCTGGGCGGCCTCGCTCTCGGGGTGGGGATGATGGTGGATTGCTCGATCGTGGTGCTGGAGAACATTTACCGGCGCAGGAAGGAAGAGAACGAAACGCCCGAGGCAGCGGCCGTGAATGGCACGAATGAGGTGGGGCCGGCGATCGTTGCCAGCACGCTGACAACGCTGGTGATTTTCCTCGCATTGATCTTCGTCCGCGGAGTTTCCGGAATCCTCTTCAAGGAGCTCGCCTATGTGATCGTGTTCTCGCTTGTTTGCTCGCTGTTCGTCGCGCTCACCATCGTTCCCATGCTCGCGTCCAAGCTCCTGCGCGCGGAGCCATCGAAGGCAGCGCCCGAGACGTGGGTGACACGCTGGAATCGACGGGCCGAAGCTGCATTCAACAGATTGGACACGTCGTATCGCGACTTGTTGCAGCGTGTGCTGATGCGGCGTTGGACGACAGTTATTGCGACGGTCGTCGTGTTCGGGTTCAGCCTGTTGCTGATTCCATTGATCGGGACCGAATTTCTGCCGCCGAGCGATGAAGGGGAGGTCCGCATCACTGGCGAAATGGAGATTGGCACGCGACTGGGAATTGTCGACCAGCAGACGCGCCGAATGGAGGAAGTGGTTTACGCGGCTGTTCCTGAGGCGGTCTCGGCGGTGGCGAGCGTTGGTGCGACTGGCTGGCGGCCGGACAGTGCGAGCCAGGGTGAAATTCAAATGTCATTGACCGGCGCGACCAAGAGGGAACGGTCGAACACGGAAATTGCCGAAGACCTGCGGCGGCGGCTCACGGGGCAAATCCCTGGCATGATTATTCGGACGCGCGCGCCCCAGGGACAGTTCATCCTGGAACGCATTCTGGGCGGTGAACAGTCGTTGATCGTGGAAGTTCGCGGCTTTGAGTTGGACACCCTCGAGTTGCTCGCGGATCAGGTGCGCGAACGTATTGCGGATGTTCCGGGCATTACTGATGTAGAAACGAGCCGCAAGGCTGGTGTTCCGCAGGAAGCACTCACGGTCGATCGCGAAAAGGCGGCGGATTTGGGAATCACGGTGCGCCGTGTTGTCGAGGCAATTGAAACCGCGGTGGCAGGCAGCCGCGCGGGGGAATTCCGTTCGGAGGGCAATTCGTATCGCATCCTGGTGAAGCTCAAGGACGCGGAGCGTGTTCCGCTGGACGAGATTCTGGATCTCACGCTGACGTCGGCAAATGGGCAGCAGGTTGCACTGCGCAACGTGGTTACCACCGAATCGGGGCGCGGCCCGATCCTGATTGATCGCAAGGATCAGCAACGCATTGTCACCGTGGAGGCGAACGTGGCGGGGCGCGATCTTGGTTCCGTTGCGGAGGAAGTCGAACAGCGGCTGCAAAGTATTGTCCGGCCCGTCGGCTATGAAGTTGGAGTGGCGGGAACCTACGAGGAGCAGCAGGAATCGTTTCGCGAGCTGATG
This window harbors:
- the clpB gene encoding ATP-dependent chaperone ClpB, translating into MQLERLTIKSQEALQEAQRVAQGYSHQQIDGEHLLLAMISQTDSLIPELLEKVGVPGGKLKPDLERELARRHKVQGAAEVFMSPGLRKALDAAGNEASKLKDDYISTEHLLLGLLDDPDTSLKKILQTHGLKRDAILRALADLRGNQRVTDQNPEDKFQALDKYGRDLTALARQGKIDPVIGRDEEIRRVMQVLTRRTKNNPVLIGEPGVGKTAIAEGLARRIVSGDVPESLKNKKLVAMDLGAMIAGAKYRGEFEDRLKAFLKEIVASEGRILLFIDELHTLVGAGAAEGATDAANIMKPQLARGELRAIGATTLDEYRKHIEKDPALERRFQPVTVNEPTVEATIAILRGLKERYEVHHGVRIQDAALVSAATLSHRYISDRFLPDKAIDLVDEAASRLRMELDSMPVEIDQLERQIMQLEIEQNALKREKDEASRERLGRIERELANLKEQSTKLKAQWQNEKAAINAASIINGQIEQAKLDLEEAQRKADLNLAAQIQYGRLPELQQKLTAAEKALKEKPSENRLLSEEVTDEDIAKVVASWTGIPVTRMLEGERQKLVRMEERLQQRVIGQKEAIEAVANAVRRSRSGLQEPNRPMGSFIFLGPTGVGKTETARALAEFLFDDENAMVRIDMSEYMEKHTVARLIGAPPGYVGYEEGGQLSEAVRRKPYSVVLFDEIEKAHHDVFNVLLQVLDDGRLTDGQGRTVDFKNSIIVMTSNIGSPVIQEYYSSGALSAAGHAEMENLVRTELKAHFRPEFLNRVDDIIIFHSLDESQIASIVDIQLQRLAKRLTAQQLSLEVDASAKRLIAREGFDPQFGARPLKRAIQNRLLDPLATKLLVGDFKPGDRIQVTAPDGELVFSK
- a CDS encoding NAD(P)/FAD-dependent oxidoreductase, encoding MSGANGSSFARDAGWGESAGMDDVIVIGAGAAGLMAAKDLTAKGFSTTIVEARDRVGGRIWSLEPSSAGFPIDAGAEFIHGRRNDVWEMARTAALSTHEVPDRHWRFARNRLIETRSFWDDLATVLDRINPSLDPEQDFHSWLKHQRGIDKSSRERAWHFAEGFHAAPADRISLYSVATSHRASKETEGDAAFRINAGYGALAGWLLAQVLARGGRLLLGTRVKSIHWRPEFVEIHAETSAGMRQLRARAAVVTLPLGVLKSGAVRFEPALGPKADAIERLQAGSVVKISLLFRNRFWPVDNFGFIHSDEEWLPTWWADERGLALVGWAGGPRAALLAQEGERAVLNEAIQAITRIFSVSEQSVREELIQSFWHDWDHDPFTLGAYSYIPAGCGAMPQLLGEPIAQTLFFAGEATDANGHQGTVHAALASGRRAAAEIAARELRRFAVR
- a CDS encoding efflux RND transporter periplasmic adaptor subunit codes for the protein MKKAAVVLILVCCAIAFGWVLVDRIRNAKAPVAQSEQGPAPVEVAPIERGAIEWRRAFSGTLESSGEFVVAPKISGRIERLAVDLADPVSRGQVVAELDDDEYVQEVAQAEAELAVTRANLKEAVSMHELAQREIARVQTLTQQGIGSESQLDIALADQLARDAAVQVAQAHVLRAEAAVSTARIRLGYAKVAAIWTGGSDERVVAHRHVEEGDTVAANAPLLTIVELDPIKAVIHLTGRDYGHMRAGQTVALSSDSYAGKTFAGRVTRVAPVFEEASRQARAELTVANPDLQLKPGMFVRAETILQRVENATIVPLSALTTRDGKTGVFVVSDAGDRVAWRPVEVGIRENERVQVIGDGLAGRVVTLGQQLLDDGSAITIPQRQSSQAPTAENG
- a CDS encoding beta-L-arabinofuranosidase domain-containing protein: MLDYLPAFAEAFSNRGLHLFRTVAFPACLLAAAIASSPAQQPTNSSINMAVVAKASASFNSGDTSPNALNDGFNPRSSRDARRGTYGNWPRTGTEWVQYEWSRPISTRQVEVYWWADGQGVGVPKSCRLLYWNGTEFVPVNHASGLGVAANQFNTTSFDEVTTPKLRLEMESDGRLSTGVLEWRVHDSGKSPEFPPSVAAGVDRIAVMGGKTYLSGHVKTLKPSAAAGDVVWSVESGPGRVRFENSKAADTTATFSKVGDYVLKLTAGSGELQDESTLRVRVTPAPPRERLDVVYTTRYSIDSPLWNSRAKALIVNWIPHCIDMNNRTNLTQGQGGIDNFVEAAKKLRGEPAARHKGYVFANAWVHQTVEAMCIALMVDPKGDPEIIAAQDKMKATLEDWIPKILAAQEPDGYLQTAYTLADRSRWPERWGPRNRADHEGYVAGYFIESAINHYTLTGGKDRRLYDAAKKLSDCWVANIGPGKKQWWDGHQEMEQALVRFGRFVNDVEGQGRGDSYTRLAKFLLDCRGDGSEYDQSHLPVQQQYEAVGHAVRAVYSYSGMADVAAETGDRDYESAVMSLWDNMVNRKYYVTGGIGSGETSEGFGPDYSLRNNAYCESCSSCGLIFFQYKLNLAYHDAKYADLYEETMYNALLGATDLNGTVFNYTNPLIDGRRTAWHACPCCVGNIPRTLLMIPTWTYVKGRDGIYVNMFVGSTINVDRIAGTDVQMVQKTDYPWDGKVSITVNPKQSKRFAIRVRVPDRQTSALYEHTPEVRGLTSLSVNGKAMKPKVEKGYAIIERRWSAGDRIDFEVPLLPQRIKADERIVGNRGRVALRFGPLVYNVERADQANLDQPLGKAPIKAEWMGDLLGGVTVLKGQWANGSSMIAIPNYARMNRVGQVAGEETEVVNYAPGASATGATTNAPSAQPQRRGPGGGPNSIVWMRDE
- a CDS encoding lactate racemase domain-containing protein — translated: MTQSLSISGQTSPVSAAQVETLVAQALPEAAYHGRRILMVVPDHTRTAPVGLLFKSIHQQIGGVAAELDVIVALGTHPAMSEEAICARLEITLDERRSRYAKVRFFNHEWDNPQALREIGSLTSAEVSELTGGLFSMDVPVEINRLVFNYDEVMIVGPVFPHEVVGFSGGNKYLFPGIGGPKILNFFHWLGAVVTNPMIIGNKWTPVRKVVDRAGALVKIEKRCFAMVVAPDKSLVGLAFGTPESAWDTASELSRQTHIVYKDKPFKTVLSNMPPMYDDLWVAGKGMYKLEPVVADGGELIIYAPHVHEISVTHGRVIEQIGYHCRDYFLKQWDLFKNFPWGIVAHSTHVRGIGTFEDGVERCRIQVTLATSIPESTCRKINLGYRDPKTIRPEDFANREAEGILYVPKAGEMLYHLRNQPKWAGGN